Part of the Burkholderia sp. FERM BP-3421 genome, AGGTAGCTGACCGGCCCGATGATCACGGGCTTGGCCTTCACGCCCTGCGCGCGGGCCTCGGCGAGCTGCTCGACGAGGCGCGACGCGTCGAGCGTGAAGGTCGTGCCGGCCGCGAACTCGGGGACGATGTAGTGATAGTTGGTGTCGAACCACTTCGTCATCTCGCCCGCCGCGACGCCGCCGCAGCATGCGGCGTGTTCCTCGGCCGATTGCGCCGAGCGACCGCGCGCGACCCGGAAATAGTTGTCGAGCGCATCGCCGTGGAAGCCCTGCACGCGTTCCGGCAGGTTGCCGAGCGTGAAGCTCATGTCGAGCACCTGATCGTAGAACGCGAAGTCGCCGACCGGCGCGAGATCCAGGTCGCGCTGGTTGTGCCAGTGCAGCTGGCGCAGCTGTGCGCCGAGCGCCTTCAGCTCGTCGCGCGACGCTTCGTCTTTCCAGTAGCGTTCGAGACCGAACTTGAGTTCGCGTTTTGCGCCGATGCGCGGGAAACCGAGATTGTGAGTCGTGACCATGAGCGCTGTCGTCCGATGAGAAAGCGTGGAGTGAGTGAAAGCCTGAGGCGATGATAGGGTTTCGCGCTCATGAAGAAAAATGGCATTATTTCATTGTTCGATTATTTTTATTCATGGGTTGCTTGCCCGGGGTTCCACCATGCTTGAACGCATCCATCTCGTCATCATTCGCGAAGTCGCGCGCCAGGGTTCGCTGACCGCGGCCGCGAACGCGCTGCACCTGACCCAGTCGGCGCTCAGTCATACGGTGAAGAAGCTCGAGCAGCAGCTGGGCGTGCTGGTCTGGGATCGCGACGGCCGCAGCCTGCGGCCGACCCAGGCGGGGCAGTACCTGCTGTCGCTCGCCGAGCGGCTGCTGCCGCAGTTCGAGCACGCGGAGGCGCGCATGAAGCAGTACGCGGACGGCGAGCGCGGCACGCTGAGGATCGGCATGGAGTGCCATCCGTGCTACCAGTGGCTGCTCAAGGTCGTGTCGCCGTACCTGGCGCGCTGGCCGGATGTCGACGTCGATGTGAAGCAGCGCTTCCAGTTCGGCGGGATCGGCGCGCTGTTCGGCTACGACATCGACGTGCTCGTCACGCCCGATCCGCTCGCTCGGCCGGGGCTGCGTTTCGAGCC contains:
- a CDS encoding LysR family transcriptional regulator, translating into MLERIHLVIIREVARQGSLTAAANALHLTQSALSHTVKKLEQQLGVLVWDRDGRSLRPTQAGQYLLSLAERLLPQFEHAEARMKQYADGERGTLRIGMECHPCYQWLLKVVSPYLARWPDVDVDVKQRFQFGGIGALFGYDIDVLVTPDPLARPGLRFEPVFDYEQVLVVAERHPLAEVRYVKPEQLVDEILITYPVDTDRLDIYNYFLRPAGVVPRRHKTIETTDIMLQMVESGRGVAALPRWLAEEYADRMAVVPVKLGKAGIAKQIFLGTRDADEAVDYLRSFVEFAKASNWRAPRVRR